In Nitrososphaerota archaeon, a genomic segment contains:
- a CDS encoding site-specific DNA-methyltransferase has translation MQKNLNQPYKVIKGNRDNTISLYLMDCNRGMKEVIKKGSVDVVVTSPPYNIGKEYSTHGDNLPRRSYLAWMEETAINVKRILAEDGSFFLNVGNTPRDQWIAWDVAQAIRKHFVLQNLIHWVKSIAINKSDAGNHPNIIADVAVGHFKPIVSSRFLNDCHEYIFHFTKSGNVKLDKLAIGVPYQDKTNIGRWKSAKQDRRDRGNVWFMPYETIQNKTQRPHPATFPERLPEMCIRLHGISSGLLVLDPFLGIGSSAIAALRLGVLFVGFEIDKGYMAETIDRLFAIGRD, from the coding sequence ATGCAGAAAAATCTGAATCAGCCCTACAAAGTCATCAAAGGGAATCGAGATAACACGATTTCGCTATACCTTATGGATTGCAATAGGGGCATGAAGGAGGTTATAAAAAAGGGAAGTGTTGATGTCGTGGTTACATCCCCTCCATATAACATAGGAAAAGAGTATTCTACTCATGGGGATAATCTGCCCCGCAGAAGCTACCTAGCTTGGATGGAAGAAACAGCGATTAATGTAAAACGCATCTTGGCAGAGGATGGATCTTTCTTCCTCAATGTTGGGAATACCCCTCGCGATCAATGGATAGCTTGGGATGTAGCACAAGCAATAAGGAAGCACTTTGTCCTTCAGAACCTTATTCACTGGGTGAAGTCTATTGCAATCAACAAATCAGATGCTGGAAATCATCCGAATATCATCGCAGATGTTGCTGTCGGGCATTTCAAGCCTATAGTCAGCAGCAGATTCCTGAATGATTGTCATGAGTACATTTTTCATTTTACAAAATCTGGCAATGTTAAGCTGGATAAACTAGCGATTGGAGTTCCGTATCAGGATAAGACGAATATTGGGAGATGGAAATCGGCAAAGCAAGACAGAAGGGACAGAGGGAATGTTTGGTTCATGCCTTACGAAACTATCCAGAATAAAACCCAGCGGCCGCATCCAGCAACTTTTCCTGAAAGGCTCCCTGAAATGTGCATCAGACTGCATGGCATAAGTAGCGGCCTATTGGTTCTTGACCCGTTCCTCGGGATAGGTTCCTCTGCAATTGCTGCGCTACGATTGGGCGTTTTATTTGTGGGATTTGAGATAGATAAAGGATACATGGCTGAAACTATAGATAGGCTTTTTGCAATAGGGCGTGATTAG
- a CDS encoding geranylgeranyl reductase family protein: MSVDADYDVIVMGGSIAGLLAAREVAATGLSVTVFEEHNEIGLPEKCDGLVSTKGITSLGIVPKQRAVQNYINGALLYSPNGTKIEIDARKQKIVVLDRAEFDRGAASTARSYGSDIKISKAVTGVKQNELVEVETNEGIATCKIAIDAMGCSSLIKKRRNGVIQAAKYEVHGTWFDTHKVELYLDQRVSPGFFSWVIPIDETTAKVGVAGDGINPFRALDEFVKRKKATVVKKIAAPIVVGGPLASFVDGHVVSAGDSAGQTKPTTAGGIYSGGVGGILAGQASARAIMLTDDRYLQEYQKKWDSMFGRDFSVTLQVRRIFEKLENKHIDEIFASMASSGEVLESLSLEGDFDFHSFALMKALGLKSVLKILKVITTNELKRFLPLVQGK, encoded by the coding sequence TTGAGTGTAGATGCAGACTATGATGTGATAGTGATGGGCGGCAGCATAGCTGGTCTGTTAGCGGCCAGAGAGGTTGCGGCTACAGGCCTCTCAGTTACTGTATTTGAAGAGCACAATGAAATTGGTCTGCCTGAAAAGTGCGACGGCCTTGTCAGCACAAAAGGTATAACGTCTTTGGGGATAGTTCCAAAGCAGAGGGCGGTTCAGAATTACATCAATGGAGCATTGCTGTATTCTCCAAACGGGACAAAGATAGAGATAGACGCTAGGAAGCAGAAGATCGTCGTCCTTGACAGAGCAGAGTTTGACAGGGGTGCCGCATCTACGGCGAGGAGCTATGGCAGCGATATCAAGATTTCAAAAGCAGTGACTGGCGTAAAACAGAATGAATTGGTTGAAGTCGAAACTAATGAAGGGATTGCGACATGCAAGATTGCTATTGATGCTATGGGTTGCAGTTCTCTGATAAAGAAGAGGAGAAATGGTGTAATTCAGGCAGCCAAATACGAAGTTCATGGAACATGGTTTGACACTCACAAGGTTGAGCTGTATCTTGACCAGAGGGTTTCCCCCGGCTTCTTTTCGTGGGTAATTCCAATTGATGAAACTACTGCCAAAGTGGGCGTGGCTGGCGACGGCATCAATCCATTCAGGGCCCTTGACGAATTCGTGAAGAGGAAGAAGGCTACGGTCGTAAAGAAGATCGCAGCGCCAATAGTCGTCGGAGGCCCTCTGGCTAGTTTTGTCGATGGTCATGTTGTCAGTGCTGGAGACTCTGCTGGCCAGACGAAACCTACTACTGCAGGCGGGATATACAGCGGAGGGGTCGGAGGTATACTTGCTGGGCAGGCATCTGCAAGAGCAATTATGCTAACAGACGACAGATACCTTCAGGAGTATCAGAAAAAGTGGGATTCGATGTTCGGGAGGGATTTTTCAGTTACACTGCAGGTAAGGAGGATCTTCGAGAAACTTGAGAACAAGCACATCGATGAAATCTTTGCATCCATGGCTTCCTCTGGGGAAGTTCTCGAATCATTGTCGCTTGAAGGAGATTTCGACTTCCATTCCTTTGCTCTCATGAAGGCTCTAGGCTTGAAGAGCGTCCTGAAGATACTCAAGGTTATAACGACTAATGAGCTAAAGAGGTTTCTGCCTCTGGTTCAAGGAAAATAG
- a CDS encoding peptidyl-tRNA hydrolase: MSQEFKQVIAVRTDIKMGKGKLAVQVAHAAVEASSITRSRNRTWHDRWKDEGQAKVAVKVGSLGQLHELKRLAEKLDLPTAIIEDRGLTQLEPGTTTCLAIGPGPSSLIDKVTGNLKLL, from the coding sequence TTGTCACAGGAGTTCAAGCAGGTAATAGCAGTTAGAACCGATATCAAGATGGGCAAAGGAAAGTTAGCGGTTCAGGTAGCCCATGCTGCGGTAGAAGCATCGTCAATAACGAGGAGCAGGAATAGAACATGGCATGATAGATGGAAGGATGAAGGGCAGGCAAAGGTTGCTGTAAAGGTCGGCTCCCTTGGGCAGCTTCACGAATTAAAAAGACTGGCGGAGAAGCTGGACCTTCCAACTGCAATAATCGAGGACAGAGGGCTAACTCAATTGGAGCCTGGTACTACAACGTGCCTTGCCATCGGGCCTGGGCCATCCTCACTAATAGACAAGGTTACTGGAAACCTGAAACTGCTTTAG
- the truD gene encoding tRNA pseudouridine(13) synthase TruD produces the protein MQEIGIECYATDSAGIGGKIRVSANDFDVQEIIDDNILNSIKKVYSQQRLAIFTLEKENIDSVHAARIVSKIFNAKVRILGLKDSRAHTTQYLAVRAARNMQPQLTKGGIKLGLLGYTDENFSPRALLGNIFKIWIRSVANAGQSKRYLELLKESFEARKIPNFYGDQRFGATRPITHLVGRALANASFSDAVRILVAGESPNDSAQVSEARKSFTDGRLEEALQSFPEGYDIERALIQSLIEKPDDYVAALRKISLRIRRLFLAAYSSYVFNKVLSKAIDNKESLGAKEGDISAGLFPDYRISIPSVHNGNKPNMIPMVPTLGYGYYPRNGRFDKILQDVMKVEQVAPKMFYVKEMQETSLRTGLRAAPLLGKDLTYQISDSDAFMKFFLVKGGYATILLREAMKS, from the coding sequence TTGCAAGAAATAGGGATCGAATGCTATGCTACAGACTCTGCAGGAATTGGCGGCAAGATCAGAGTATCAGCAAATGATTTTGACGTCCAAGAAATCATAGATGATAACATTCTAAATTCGATAAAGAAGGTATATTCCCAGCAGAGGCTTGCAATATTCACTCTTGAAAAGGAGAATATAGACAGCGTGCATGCAGCAAGAATAGTCAGCAAGATATTCAACGCAAAGGTCAGAATACTCGGGCTCAAAGATTCCCGCGCCCATACAACACAATATCTTGCTGTGCGCGCGGCAAGAAACATGCAGCCACAATTGACTAAAGGCGGCATTAAGCTAGGCCTTCTGGGCTATACGGATGAAAACTTCTCTCCTAGAGCTCTTTTGGGCAATATCTTCAAAATCTGGATCAGAAGCGTTGCAAATGCTGGGCAATCGAAGAGATATCTTGAATTACTAAAAGAGTCTTTTGAAGCAAGGAAGATACCGAACTTTTACGGAGATCAAAGGTTCGGAGCGACCAGACCTATTACGCATCTGGTTGGAAGGGCACTTGCGAACGCATCTTTTAGTGATGCCGTAAGAATTCTAGTGGCTGGAGAATCGCCCAACGACAGCGCCCAAGTTTCTGAAGCAAGAAAATCTTTTACAGACGGGAGACTTGAGGAAGCTCTGCAAAGTTTTCCAGAAGGATATGACATAGAAAGAGCGCTTATCCAATCTCTGATCGAAAAACCAGATGATTACGTTGCAGCACTAAGAAAAATCTCGTTAAGAATCAGGAGGCTGTTCTTGGCAGCATATAGCTCATATGTCTTCAACAAGGTGCTCTCAAAGGCTATCGACAATAAAGAAAGTTTAGGAGCTAAGGAGGGCGACATATCTGCAGGCCTGTTCCCAGATTACCGCATATCAATTCCCTCCGTCCATAATGGCAATAAGCCAAACATGATCCCTATGGTACCCACTTTAGGCTACGGATATTACCCGCGAAATGGAAGGTTTGATAAGATTCTGCAGGATGTTATGAAAGTAGAACAAGTTGCTCCAAAGATGTTCTATGTCAAAGAGATGCAGGAAACTAGCCTGCGCACAGGGTTAAGAGCCGCACCGCTTTTGGGAAAGGACCTGACATATCAAATATCCGATTCTGACGCATTCATGAAGTTCTTTCTTGTCAAAGGAGGCTATGCAACGATTCTGCTCAGAGAAGCCATGAAATCGTGA